The Nomia melanderi isolate GNS246 chromosome 6, iyNomMela1, whole genome shotgun sequence genomic sequence CGTACTCagttaatatattgttacaatttattatttaattacgttaaattattGGAAATATACTAGCAAGTTATGTATTAGATTTTGATTTTCCGGTAAGATGATTTGTCAGATCAAGTAAGAGAAGTACAGtgtaattattatgaataaaacgattaaatttcTAAACGACCTTTGATATGAAAGtctttttataaatacgaaTTATGGAAATTATGGAGATAACGGAGATTACATGATTATCGGTACATgataaaattcgaaaatatatcATTCATTCTTGATCCAACAACGAAATATTTGTTGTGAactataaatgtttaaaaagcttgttataatattatcagtgtcataataatttgtttcactCTTCCTGTTCTATAATATTCCTAAAAACCAAATTTTTTCCAAAAGAATAGTAGTACATGgaatgaaactataaatatttgaccaattttaataattgcatgTCTACAGATTgccaattatattttacttaattatgtTCACAttgtcatattttttaatatagctttaaaatttacgaatctgtaaaatgtacatataaaattgaaataattataagattttcataaaattatatttactaataataagTTATTACATAGACACTATATAAATACTGCTATCATGGCAAACGAAAGActagatattataatatttggtGCTACTGGATTCACTGGGAAACATGCTGTACAAATAGCTGCACAATTAGCCAAGGAAAAACAAATTAAGTTTGGAATTTCTGGACGACGCAAACAAGCTTTAGAAGGGGTTCTTAAAGAATTTGCTCCTGATATTGGTAAAAGTTATTCCATAAACAACAACTTTTTTCTATGAGATAatgatacaatattttttaatgaatgaaataattctatgttacaataattcaataaatatatttaaatatttcagagaatGTACCTATAATAGTTGCTGATTTGAAAGATGAAGAATCACTGAAGAAAATGACAGAACAAGCCAAGATTTTAGTTAATTGTTGCGGCCCATATAGATTTTATGGGGAACCAGTTATTAAAGCATGCATTGCTACTCATACTCATCAAATTGATGTCAGTGGTGAACCTCAGGTCTGATAACAACTTTGTCTATTAAATATTGCTAACTGGtaccattaaaaaattattaatagcacttggtgattttcatatttttaacatttttgtttatgCTACAGTACGTAGAAGGCATACAGTTGAAATATGATAAAGAAGCCAGAGAAGCTGGTATCTACATTGTAAGCACTTGTGGGTTTGACTCTATCCCATGCGATCTTGGAGTAATTTTTACTCAAGAAAAATTTGGAGGTGAAGTTAATACTATTGAGGCATATATGAGTTCATGGACAACCACGAAAGTTGATTCTGCCGTCATACATTACGGCACTTATGAATCAGCTATTTACGGTGTCGCCCATCATAACGAGTTACGCGGATTGCGCAAAAAGTTATATCCTGAAAAATTGCCCTCATTTCAGCCACAATTGGAGAAAAGGTTGGAAGACATAATGCGTACTAGTAGTAGACTGTAGATCTTCATGCATATAAAATATGTGGAAAATACAATGATGTAACCTTTATTTCTTAAcatttacaatattcatttcagAAACTTGATTCATAAGTCCGAAGTTGGTTGGGCCACTATATTTCCAGGAGCTGATCGGTCTGTGGTACAACGCACTCAAAGATTTctctatgaaaaatataaacaaagacCAGTACAAATTCAGACATATGTTACATTCAAGTaactattttacttctatataatttcaaatgtgATTTTAGTATGAactaatattaatgtttcaattacAGATCTCTGTTCGCTGTGTTAATGACTATTATATTTGCTGCTGTCTTTGCTTTACTTTCTCGATTTGAATGTGGCCGTAGTATATTGTTGAAGGTATAGTATGCTAGTTTTTGTATTCCCTGTAATATTTGGTCATGTGCAAACAAGTTATAACATTAACATGTTTCGTACTTTATTTAGTATCCTACATTTTTCACTTGTGGATATGTAAGTCACGAAGGCCCATCAAGAAAAGTACAGGAAAATACCCactttaaatttacatttatagcAAAAGGTTGGACCGAGAAATTGGCCGAACCTACTGATAATCATAAGGACCCACCAAATAAGGTGTTAACCGCACAAGTTAGC encodes the following:
- the Pu gene encoding GTP cyclohydrolase punch, producing the protein MANERLDIIIFGATGFTGKHAVQIAAQLAKEKQIKFGISGRRKQALEGVLKEFAPDIENVPIIVADLKDEESLKKMTEQAKILVNCCGPYRFYGEPVIKACIATHTHQIDVSGEPQYVEGIQLKYDKEAREAGIYIVSTCGFDSIPCDLGVIFTQEKFGGEVNTIEAYMSSWTTTKVDSAVIHYGTYESAIYGVAHHNELRGLRKKLYPEKLPSFQPQLEKRNLIHKSEVGWATIFPGADRSVVQRTQRFLYEKYKQRPVQIQTYVTFKSLFAVLMTIIFAAVFALLSRFECGRSILLKYPTFFTCGYVSHEGPSRKVQENTHFKFTFIAKGWTEKLAEPTDNHKDPPNKVLTAQVSGVDPGYGATCTMLLLAAMMILKESDKIPENAGVLTPGIAFGKTSLIEELNKKGIKFEILSSKES